From Mercenaria mercenaria strain notata chromosome 17, MADL_Memer_1, whole genome shotgun sequence, the proteins below share one genomic window:
- the LOC128550347 gene encoding microfibril-associated glycoprotein 4-like: MLMEQFKSKPIDCEDIQDDSDVTTGIYIIYPYQRAGGISVRCDMDTSAGGWTVIQRRVSNSSFYRNWDEYEAGFGNLDENFWLGNRNIHLITNQVKYELRVDLTSTDGETAYAQYREFSVGNDESGYKLFIKGLSGTAGDGLTGQDGMKFSTYDKDNDVDSGRNCAVTFHGAWWYTSCHYSNLNGDYGNTAYAKGPVWEPWKGYYSPMKTTEMKVRRIG; this comes from the coding sequence ATGTTAATGGAACAGTTTAAATCAAAACCTATAGACTGTGAAGATATTCAAGACGACAGTGACGTAACTACTGGAATTTACATCATATACCCGTATCAACGAGCAGGAGGAATTTCAGTAAGATGCGATATGGACACATCAGCTGGCGGATGGACTGTTATACAAAGGAGAGTTTCTAACAGCAGCTTTTATAGGAATTGGGATGAGTATGAAGCTGGTTTTGGTAATCTCGACGAGAACTTCTGGCTTGGAAATCGCAATATACACTTAATCACGAATCAAGTTAAATACGAACTTCGTGTTGACCTTACTAGTACTGATGGGGAAACGGCTTATGCTCAGTATCGCGAATTTTCTGTCGGTAATGACGAGTCCGGTTACAAGTTGTTTATCAAGGGCCTTAGTGGTACTGCCGGTGATGGTCTAACGGGACAAGATGGAATGAAATTTTCTACCTACGACAAAGACAACGACGTCGACAGCGGAAGGAACTGTGCGGTGACATTTCACGGTGCTTGGTGGTACACTAGTTGTCATTATTCAAATCTAAATGGCGATTACGGCAACACCGCATACGCCAAAGGTCCTGTTTGGGAACCATGGAAGGGATATTATTCTCCTATGAAGACCACGGAAATGAAGGTGCGCCGAATAGGATAA